In one window of Larus michahellis chromosome 10, bLarMic1.1, whole genome shotgun sequence DNA:
- the SLC26A6 gene encoding solute carrier family 26 member 6, which produces MAAEMVLNHREPHKVLSEADLEEVAQRKPPAKPSLHSCLHKTRCSASTTKSLLFRFLPFLSWLPRYPIKDWLLGDIASGFSVGIMHLPQGLAYALLAGLPPVTGLYSSFYPVFLYFFFGTSRHNSVGPFAVISVMIGSLTESLVPSEDFLEPVNGSNMTVNEERRDAARVELVATITVLTGIFQVALGLLQFGFVVTYLSEPLVRGYTTAASVHVLISQLKNVFGISLNEHSGPLSLFATFIEICQKLPNTNLGTLVTAIIAMVVIFIVKELNHKFAAKLPMPIPIELITIIISTGISYGVNLNAKFGISVVGNIPSGLKPPVVPNFSYFGQVVGNAFAIAVVGYAICISLGKIFALKHGYKVDSNQELIALGFCNFLGGFFQCFAISCSMSRSLVQESTGGNSQVAGVIASLVILVTILKIGELFRDLPKAILSAIIIINLHGMFKQFKDIRMLWKSNRVDLMVWVVTFLATLLLNLDIGLGASVAFGLLTVIFRTQLPRYSIMGRISDTEVYRDVADYQMAQEIPGVKIFRSSSTLYFANVELYAEALKKKSGINVDRLIKKKKKALKKLKKQQKKAEKEKAKRKKDAEDGLNGPGVSVIVLSGAEGSAPPEPTLRTLGLPQPHFHTVILDFSAVSFVDTVSVKILKNIFRDFREIEVDVFIACCSVSVLAQLERGNFFSSTITKHCFFPSVHDAVLHITGEQRQASADHSTRM; this is translated from the exons ATGGCAGCAGAGATGGTGCTGAACCACCGAGAGCCCCACAAGGTGCTGAGCGAGGCTGATCTGGAGGAGGTGGCACAGCGGAAACCTCCTGCCAAGCCCTCGCTGCACAGCTGTCTCCACAAGACCAG ATGCTCAGCCTCCACCACCAAGTCCCTGCTGTTCCGGTTCCTGCCCTTCCTGAGCTGGCTGCCCCGCTACCCGATCAAGGACTGGCTCCTGGGGGACATTGCCTCAGGCTTCAGTGTGGGCATCATGCACCTGCCCCAGG GGCTTGCCTACGCACTGCTGGCCGGCCTGCCACCTGTCACCGGTCTCTATTCCTCCTTTTACCCCGTCTTCCTCTACTTTTTCTTCGGGACGTCCAGGCACAACTCCGTGG GCCCCTTTGCCGTCATCTCCGTCATGATTGGGAGCCTGACGGAGTCTCTGGTGCCCAGCGAGGACTTCCTGGAGCCTGTCAACGGCAGCAATATGACGGTCAATGAGGAAAGGAGGGACGCTGCCAGGGTGGAGCTGGTGGCCACCATCACTGTCTTGACAGGCATCTTCCAG GTGGCCCTGGGCCTCCTGCAGTTTGGCTTTGTGGTGACCTACCTCTCGGAACCGCTGGTGCGTGGGTACACCACTGCTGCCTCCGTCCATGTCCTCATCTCCCAGCTCAAGAATGTCTTCGGGATCTCCCTGAACGAGCACTCGGGGCCGCTCTCGCTGTTCGCA ACCTTCATTGAGATCTGCCAGAAGCTACCAAATACAAACTTGGGCACCCTGGTGACGGCCATCATTGCCATGGTGGTCATCTTCATCGTGAAAGAGCTCAACCACAAGTTTGCCGCCAAGCTGCCCATGCCCATCCCCATCGAGCTTATCACG ATCATCATCTCCACTGGCATCTCCTACGGCGTCAACCTGAACGCCAAGTTTGGCATCTCCGTGGTGGGCAACATCCCCAGCGG GTTGAAGCCGCCCGTGGTCCCTAACTTCAGCTACTTTGGGCAGGTGGTGGGCAATGCCTTCGCCATTGCCGTGGTGGGCTACGCCATCTGCATCTCCCTGGGCAAGATCTTTGCCTTGAAGCACGGCTACAAAGTGGACAGCAACCAG GAGCTGATTGCGCTGGGCTTCTGCAACTTCCTGGGTGGCTTCTTCCAATGTTTCGCCATCAGCTGCTCCATGTCTCGGAGCCTGGTACAGGAGAGCACAGGGGGGAACAGCCAG GTAGCCGGTGTCATCGCATCCCTTGTCATCCTGGTGACCATCCTGAAGATCGGAGAGCTCTTCCGGGACCTGCCCAAG GCCATCTTGTctgccatcatcatcatcaacctCCACGGTATGTTCAAGCAGTTTAAAGATATCCGCATGCTCTGGAAGTCCAACCGAGTGGACCTG ATGGTCTGGGTTGTGACATTCCTGGCCACCCTCTTGCTGAACTTGGACATCGGCCTGGGGGCCTCGGTGGCCTTCGGGCTGCTCACCGTCATCTTCCGCACCCAGCT cccccgctaCTCCATCATGGGACGCATCTCCGACACCGAAGTCTACAGAGACGTGGCTGACTACCAGATG GCACAGGAGATCCCTGGTGTGAAGATCTTCCGCTCCTCCTCCACCCTCTATTTTGCCAACGTGGAGCTGTACGCTGAGGCCCTGAAGAAGAAG AGCGGCATCAACGTTGACCGCCTGatcaagaagaagaagaaggccctcaagaagctgaagaaacagcagaagaaagcagagaaggagaaggcaaagaggaaaaag gacGCAGAGGACGGGCTTAATGGTCCGGGAGTGTCGGTGATCGTCCTGAGTGGGGCGGAGGGCAGTGCACCCCCCGAGCCCACCCTGCGcaccctggggctgccccagccccacttcCACACCGTCATCTTGGACTTCAGCGCTGTCAGCTTTGTGGACACTGTCTCTGTCAAGATCCTGAAGAAC ATCTTCAGGGATTTCCGTGAGATAGAAGTGGACGTCTTCATTGCCTGCTGCTCGG TCTCTGTCCTCGCCCAGCTGGAGCGGGGCAACTTCTTCAGCTCGACCATTACCAAGCACTGCTTCTTCCCCTCCGTGCATGATGCTGTGCTCCACATCACCGGGGAGCAGCGCCAGGCCTCG GCGGACCACAGCACCAGGATGTAG
- the UQCRC1 gene encoding cytochrome b-c1 complex subunit 1, mitochondrial: MAASSVCRAGCAAGRALLRGPRPSAALLTLTRNRGAATYAQTLQNIPETQVTTLDNGLRVASEESNQPTCTVGVWIGVGSRYEDEKNNGAGYFLEHLAFKGTKKRPCAAFEKEVESMGAHLNGYTSREQTAYYIKALSKDMPKVVELLADIVQNCALEDSQIEKERGVILQEMKEIDSNLTDVTFDYLHATAFQGTPLARTVEGTTENIKHLTRADLASYVDTHFKAPRMVLAAAGGISHKELVDAARQHFSGVPFTYKDDAVPVLPRCRFTGSEIRARDDALPVAHIALAVEGPGWADPDNVVLNVANAIIGRYDRTFGGGKNQSSRLATLAVEHNLCHSFQTFNTSYSDTGLFGFHFVSDPLSIDDMLYCAQGEWMRLCTSTTESEVKRAKNYLRNAMVAQLDGTTPVCENIGSHLLNYGRRIPLEEWDARIAAVDARMVREVCSKYIYDKCPAVAAVGPIEQLLDYNRIRSAMYWIRF; encoded by the exons ATGGCGGCTTCCTCTGTGTGCCGGGCGGGGTGTGCGGCCGGGCGGGCGTTGCTGCGGGGCCCTCGCCCCTCC gCAGCTTTATTGACTTTGACAAGGAACCGAGGTGCTGCCACATATGCCCAGACACTCCAAAATATCCCTGAGACCCAAGTCACCACCCTGGACAATGGTCTCCGTGTAGCTTCAGAGGAGTCCAATCAGCCAACATGTACG GTGGGTGTGTGGATCGGGGTGGGGAGCCGCTATGAAGATGAGAAGAACAATGGAGCTGGTTACTTCCTGGAACACCTGGCCTTTAAG ggCACAAAGAAGCGTCCTTGCGCTGCCTTTGAGAAGGAGGTGGAGAGTATGGGCGCTCACCTGAACGGGTACACCTCGCGTGAGCAGACTGCCTATTACATAAAAGCCTTGTCCAAGGACATGCCCAAAG TTGTAGAGCTTCTGGCTGACATCGTGCAGAACTGTGCGCTGGAGGATTCTCAGATTGAGAAGGAACGTGGCGTCATCCTTCAGGAGATGAAAGAAATCGACAGCAACTTGACGGATGTTACCTTTGATTACCTTCATGCCACTGCTTTCCAGGGAACTCCGCTGGCCCGCACTGTCGAGGGGACCACAGAAAACATCAA GCATCTGACTCGAGCGGATCTAGCTTCGTATGTTGATACTCACTTCAAGGCACCTCGTATggtcctggcagctgctggag GTATTTCGCACAAAGAGCTGGTAGATGCAGCTAGGCAACACTTCAGTGGAGTGCCATTTACATACAAAGACGATGCTGTGCCTGTCCTCCCGCGCTGTCGCTTCACAGGGAGTGAG ATCCGTGCCAGAGATGATGCTCTCCCTGTTGCCCATATTGCTCTTGCTGTGGAGGGGCCAGGATGGGCTGATCCAGACAACGTTGTCCTCAATGTGGCTAATGCTATCATTGGACGCTACGACCGCACGTTTGGAGGTGGTAAG AATCAGTCCAGCAGGCTGGCTACGCTTGCTGTGGAGCATAATCTCTGCCACAGTTTCCAGACTTTCAACACCTCTTACTCTGATACCGGCCTCTTCggtttccattttgtttctgatCCTCTGTCCATAGATGATATGCTGTATTGTGCTCAGGGGGAGTG GATGCGTCTGTGCACTAGTACCACAGAGTCAGAAGTGAAGAGAGCCAAGAACTATCTCCGAAATGCCATGGTGGCTCAACTGGATG GTACTACCCCAGTGTGTGAGAATATCGGAAGCCATCTCTTAAACTATGGGCGCCGTATCCCTCTGGAGGAATGGGATGCCAGGATTGCT GCCGTTGATGCAAGAATGGTGAGAGAAGTCTGCAGTAAATACATTTATGACAAATGCCCGGCAGTTGCAGCAGTTG GTCCCATTGAACAGCTCTTGGATTACAACCGTATCCGCAGTGCCATGTACTGGATCCGCTTCTAG